Proteins found in one Ctenopharyngodon idella isolate HZGC_01 chromosome 16, HZGC01, whole genome shotgun sequence genomic segment:
- the LOC127496947 gene encoding pleckstrin homology domain-containing family F member 2 isoform X5, with protein sequence MVDRLANSEANSKRIGFVEACFGTAGQPLAIPGRVLIGEGVLTKLCRKKPKARQFFLFNDILVYGNIVILKKKYNKQHIIPLESVTIDTVEDEGELRNGWLIKTPTKSFAVYAATATEKSEWMSHISKCVSDLLEKSGKSPTGEHAAVWVPDSEATVCMRCQKMKFTPVNRRHHCRKCGFVVCGPCSEKKFLLPSQSSKPVRVCEFCYKQLSTGATLPPHSDSRHGSEFSSNNMSDDDDEDDSSD encoded by the coding sequence ATGGTGGACCGCTTGGCAAACAGTGAGGCCAACTCTAAGCGCATCGGGTTCGTGGAAgcatgctttggcacagcaggTCAACCGCTGGCCATCCCAGGTCGAGTGCTCATCGGGGAGGGTGTTCTCACAAAGCTGTGCCGCAAAAAACCCAAAGCCCGGCAGTTCTTCCTCTTCAATGACATCCTGGTGTACGGCAACATCGTCATCCTGAAGAAGAAATACAATAAGCAGCACATCATCCCTCTGGAGAGCGTCACCATAGACACTGTGGAGGATGAGGGCGAACTGCGCAATGGCTGGCTCATTAAAACGCCCACCAAATCCTTCGCCGTCTATGCTGCAACAGCAACAGAGAAGTCCGAGTGGATGAGCCACATCAGCAAGTGTGTTTCGGACCTGCTGGAAAAAAGCGGAAAATCTCCCACCGGCGAGCACGCAGCGGTCTGGGTGCCCGACTCGGAGGCGACCGTGTGCATGCGCTGCCAGAAGATGAAATTCACCCCCGTCAACCGCCGCCACCACTGCCGGAAGTGCGGCTTTGTCGTGTGCGGCCCCTGTTCAGAGAAGAAGTTCCTGCTGCCCAGTCAGTCATCCAAACCAGTGCGTGTGTGCGAGTTCTGTTACAAGCAGCTCTCCACGGGTGCCACCCTTCCGCCCCACTCGGACAGCCGGCATGGCTCGGAGTTTTCCAGCAACAACATGTCGGACGACGACGATGAAGACGACAGCAGTGACTAA